The following are encoded together in the Pseudanabaena sp. FACHB-2040 genome:
- a CDS encoding sterol desaturase family protein — MDPQQIYQFLETVIQGFFQSLVSQLFVITIAYLVVWRFFASSFKRFRIQSVKRAGPTQIREEIKNSIIVIVGGIVTTPVVLILQQMGYTKIYVDINQYGVGYLILNTLILWLIGDAWFYFAHRLLHHSKVYRYIHAVHHQSLDTTPYTALSFHFLEPLILSGWIYIVIFMFPVSVLAIGINQVVGLFNNIKSHLGYEFYPKFFDRTPLRYLVNSTHHNQHHTQYNGNYGLSLRFWDLVFGTEFDDYDRLVSQVKGRRRSVQIVDNSTYKALKISKIVPETSEATSIYFEPEDKNFYNYLPGQHINLRIKVKGKVYHRIFSLSSSPDVDDFLRITVKKHGVVTNHLATAAKIGDEIQALYPWGNFNVRLNPNQARNYLMIAGGSGITPLYSMIKSILAKEKNSKVTLLYASKRKETVIFSKEIEELTGKFRNFIALDFISDQKRLNEDILAQYLQNHTSPEIYICGPSKLKTSIKAYLKTLGVSKKQIHEEDFADGYVSFLK, encoded by the coding sequence ATGGACCCACAGCAAATCTACCAATTTCTCGAAACTGTCATTCAGGGTTTTTTCCAGTCACTGGTATCTCAACTGTTTGTAATAACTATTGCTTACCTGGTGGTTTGGAGATTTTTTGCCTCCAGCTTCAAACGCTTTCGCATTCAATCAGTTAAACGGGCTGGCCCAACACAAATTCGAGAAGAAATTAAGAACAGTATTATCGTCATAGTTGGGGGTATAGTTACCACGCCTGTCGTTCTGATTTTGCAGCAGATGGGCTACACCAAAATCTATGTGGATATCAATCAATATGGTGTTGGGTACCTCATTCTTAACACGCTTATTCTGTGGCTTATCGGCGATGCTTGGTTTTATTTCGCCCATAGGCTGCTGCATCACTCAAAGGTCTATAGATATATCCATGCCGTTCACCACCAGAGCCTGGATACCACGCCCTATACCGCTCTTTCATTTCACTTTCTAGAACCCCTGATTCTCTCGGGGTGGATCTACATTGTCATCTTTATGTTCCCTGTCAGCGTTTTAGCAATTGGAATCAATCAGGTAGTAGGTCTTTTCAACAACATCAAATCCCATCTTGGATACGAATTCTATCCAAAGTTTTTCGATAGAACGCCTCTTAGATATTTAGTAAATAGTACCCATCATAACCAGCACCATACGCAATACAACGGTAACTATGGGTTGTCTCTCAGATTCTGGGATCTTGTTTTTGGAACCGAGTTTGATGATTATGACCGTCTTGTAAGCCAGGTAAAAGGTCGTAGGAGATCAGTGCAAATAGTTGATAATTCAACTTATAAAGCGCTTAAGATCTCCAAAATTGTACCTGAGACTTCCGAGGCAACTTCAATCTATTTCGAGCCCGAGGACAAAAACTTTTATAATTACTTGCCAGGACAACACATTAACCTTCGCATTAAGGTTAAAGGAAAAGTTTACCACCGCATCTTCTCCCTTAGCAGTTCTCCAGATGTCGATGATTTTCTAAGGATCACCGTAAAGAAACATGGTGTGGTAACTAACCACCTCGCGACTGCAGCAAAAATTGGTGATGAAATTCAAGCTCTGTATCCCTGGGGAAACTTTAATGTAAGGTTGAACCCCAATCAAGCCAGAAATTACCTAATGATTGCTGGAGGAAGCGGCATTACTCCTCTCTATTCGATGATTAAATCGATCCTTGCCAAAGAAAAGAATAGCAAAGTGACTTTACTTTATGCCAGTAAGAGAAAAGAAACTGTCATTTTTTCCAAGGAGATCGAAGAGCTTACAGGCAAATTTAGGAACTTTATAGCTCTAGACTTTATTAGTGACCAAAAACGCTTAAATGAAGATATTCTTGCTCAATACTTGCAAAATCACACAAGTCCAGAAATATATATCTGTGGTCCTTCCAAGCTCAAGACCTCGATAAAAGCCTATTTGAAAACCTTAGGGGTTAGTAAAAAGCAGATACATGAGGAAGACTTTGCTGATGGTTATGTGAGCTTTCTTAAGTGA
- a CDS encoding MarR family transcriptional regulator gives MNLESLPIDAPNPEDFAGFLIWQLSNKWEKYVNQKLKEFDINQGECFHLISILQLSKKLSEVTQVDIAHATGGSIMNTSKILKSLEKKQWITRRTASDSRAKKVTVTEAGIAVSIDVAKVLGTANQDFYSTNHTQEFIAILQKINQIHSHR, from the coding sequence ATGAACCTAGAGTCATTACCCATAGACGCGCCTAACCCAGAAGATTTTGCTGGGTTTCTGATCTGGCAGCTGTCAAACAAGTGGGAAAAATATGTCAACCAAAAACTCAAGGAATTTGACATCAATCAAGGTGAATGTTTTCATCTCATCTCGATCCTGCAGTTATCTAAAAAGCTGAGTGAAGTCACTCAGGTTGATATCGCCCATGCAACAGGAGGGTCAATCATGAACACCTCCAAGATATTAAAGAGCTTAGAGAAGAAGCAGTGGATAACCCGCCGGACTGCTTCCGATTCACGAGCCAAAAAAGTGACCGTCACCGAAGCAGGCATAGCAGTATCAATAGATGTGGCTAAAGTTTTGGGAACAGCAAACCAAGATTTTTACAGTACAAATCACACTCAAGAATTTATCGCCATACTTCAGAAGATTAATCAAATTCACAGTCACAGGTAA
- a CDS encoding cupin domain-containing protein, whose translation MQTLEYLLAPYSVDQFLSHYWTQQGFHCKGQPDKFQALFSWNALNYLLNYHRLSESDVRFSLNGESLPESSDPQVWQTYLNQGATLIVNGVHHRVPSISGLVDDLRQELGYRTHANLYCSPSQQQGLTCHYDTHEVFILQIDGAKEWFVYPETMPSPTEALRALPQEPPQSPPYLKCVLQPGDVLYIPRGHWHYGIACDRPSLHLTVGVTCLTGLDWLDWLQRDLQTQTEWRRSLPAIANSDPSALKAHLLTLKQQLIAALENPECLQRYIDDLMGGESSDASISLPTQLETEAEPTQFARLSLPSLKMK comes from the coding sequence ATGCAAACTTTAGAGTATTTACTAGCTCCTTACTCTGTTGATCAGTTTCTCTCTCACTATTGGACCCAGCAGGGTTTTCATTGCAAAGGACAGCCGGATAAATTTCAGGCCCTCTTTTCGTGGAATGCGCTGAATTATCTGCTGAACTACCACCGGCTCTCGGAATCGGATGTGCGGTTTTCGCTCAATGGGGAGTCGCTGCCAGAAAGCTCTGACCCTCAGGTGTGGCAAACCTATCTCAATCAGGGAGCGACGCTGATTGTCAATGGAGTGCATCATCGAGTGCCCAGCATTTCTGGGCTGGTGGATGACCTGCGCCAAGAGTTGGGCTATCGCACCCATGCCAATCTCTACTGCTCACCGTCTCAGCAGCAGGGCCTGACCTGTCACTACGACACCCATGAGGTGTTTATTCTGCAGATTGACGGGGCCAAGGAGTGGTTTGTCTACCCGGAAACAATGCCCAGCCCGACTGAAGCCCTGCGGGCTTTGCCCCAAGAGCCGCCCCAGTCACCACCCTACCTGAAGTGCGTTCTCCAGCCTGGAGATGTGCTCTATATTCCCAGAGGCCACTGGCACTACGGCATTGCCTGCGATCGCCCCTCTCTCCACCTAACGGTGGGCGTGACTTGCCTTACGGGCTTGGACTGGCTGGACTGGCTGCAGCGGGACTTGCAGACTCAAACGGAGTGGCGGCGGAGTTTACCTGCGATCGCAAACAGCGACCCCAGCGCCCTCAAGGCACATCTGCTGACCCTAAAACAGCAGCTAATCGCTGCCCTAGAAAACCCCGAATGCTTGCAGCGCTACATTGACGATCTGATGGGGGGCGAGTCGTCTGATGCCTCGATTTCTCTGCCAACTCAGCTAGAAACTGAGGCTGAGCCAACTCAGTTTGCCCGCCTGTCTTTGCCCAGCCTAAAGATGAAATAG
- a CDS encoding ABC transporter permease, producing MDMRESLQMAFKTLMANRMRSTLTMLGIIIGNASVIAMVGIGEGAQRFVNDELETLGPNVLFVIPGNRQTRELGGLDAPRTLVLSDAEAIASQVPSVAGVAPEYSTRSLVNVGNRNTNTSVVGTTEDFLLVRSFEMSQGRFFSDLDIRRRGQVAVMGATLAERLFDQQSPVGQQIRVDGVSLEVIGVMAAKGSNLGLDYDDAVLTPLTTMASRLVGQRRSPYGIEVSYIAVSARNRESMQTAQFQITNLLRLRHNIRGEDDFFINSQDTLLNIAGTITGALTLLLAAIAGISLVVGGIGIMNIMLVSVRERTQEIGLRKAIGASQQDVLLQFLIEAIILSVAGGVIGTMLGAGGIFLVGIFSPFSPSLSVGAVVMAVSVSGGIGLFFGVVPARQAAKLDPIVALRSA from the coding sequence ATGGATATGCGTGAAAGTCTGCAAATGGCCTTCAAGACTTTGATGGCCAATCGAATGCGCAGTACTTTAACCATGCTCGGCATTATCATCGGCAATGCTTCGGTGATTGCCATGGTGGGCATTGGCGAAGGAGCTCAGCGCTTTGTCAACGATGAGCTTGAAACCTTGGGGCCAAACGTGCTGTTTGTGATTCCGGGCAACCGGCAAACTCGTGAGCTAGGGGGGCTAGATGCGCCCCGAACGCTGGTGCTCTCAGACGCAGAAGCGATCGCAAGTCAGGTGCCCTCAGTGGCCGGGGTTGCTCCAGAGTATAGTACCCGCAGCCTGGTTAATGTCGGCAACCGCAACACCAATACCAGCGTTGTCGGCACCACTGAAGACTTTTTGCTGGTGCGCAGCTTTGAAATGTCCCAGGGCCGCTTCTTTTCAGACCTAGACATTCGGCGGCGCGGTCAGGTTGCAGTGATGGGAGCGACTTTAGCTGAGCGGCTGTTTGACCAGCAGTCGCCCGTGGGTCAGCAAATCCGCGTGGATGGTGTGAGCCTTGAGGTGATTGGCGTAATGGCTGCCAAGGGGTCTAACCTGGGCCTGGACTATGACGATGCTGTGCTCACTCCCCTAACGACAATGGCGAGCCGCCTGGTGGGCCAGCGCCGCTCGCCCTACGGCATTGAGGTGTCGTACATTGCGGTATCGGCCCGCAACCGGGAAAGCATGCAGACTGCCCAGTTCCAGATCACCAACCTGCTGCGCCTGCGCCACAACATTCGAGGGGAAGACGACTTTTTTATCAACAGCCAAGATACTCTGCTGAACATTGCCGGGACTATCACGGGAGCGTTGACTCTGCTGCTAGCTGCGATCGCAGGCATCTCCCTAGTGGTAGGCGGCATTGGCATTATGAACATCATGCTGGTGTCGGTGCGAGAGCGCACCCAGGAAATTGGCTTGCGTAAAGCGATTGGCGCATCTCAACAGGATGTGCTGCTGCAGTTTCTGATTGAGGCCATCATCTTGTCAGTGGCAGGCGGCGTGATTGGCACGATGTTGGGCGCTGGCGGCATTTTTCTAGTCGGGATTTTCTCACCCTTCAGCCCCAGCCTATCCGTTGGAGCGGTGGTGATGGCAGTTAGCGTGTCTGGCGGCATTGGCCTGTTTTTTGGCGTGGTGCCAGCCCGGCAGGCAGCCAAGCTCGATCCTATTGTGGCCTTGCGGAGCGCTTAA
- a CDS encoding efflux RND transporter periplasmic adaptor subunit: MKFPLIGKVRRPLPWLLGLAAAGLVVTGTGTALVLRSRTPEYDVAALTVPVAEEALTVRISASGTVQPVQTVNLSPKTSGILEELYVEQGETVTTGELIARMNNEDIRAQLRQNQAAVAEAEAQLQEVLRGSRTGEIGQAQAAVNVAEAQVRDAEARLSLAQDQLNRNQQLFERGAISETELENARRESRSAQAGYEQAQARVEELQQRLQDVGRTPEPEAVAQAQARVERARAQVQAAQVTLDDTLIRAPFDGVITQRFATQGAFVTPTTSASDATSATSTAIVALARDLEILAEVPEADIGQIRVGQSVEIRADAFPDQVFQGQVRLIAPEAIERQSVTLFQVRVELLSGKDILRSNMNVNVDFIGDQLENALVVPTVSVVTQAGVTGVLVPGDRSNEIRFQAVTLGPQVGDQIQVLDGLQPGERVFVDLPPGRTLENLTLGNVGRDNPSEEGE; this comes from the coding sequence ATGAAATTTCCCTTGATCGGCAAAGTTCGTCGTCCGCTCCCCTGGCTCCTAGGGTTAGCTGCCGCTGGACTGGTGGTGACGGGGACAGGAACCGCCTTGGTGCTGCGCTCCCGCACGCCTGAGTACGACGTCGCTGCCCTCACGGTGCCCGTAGCTGAGGAAGCCCTAACCGTCAGAATTAGCGCTAGCGGCACTGTACAGCCGGTGCAGACCGTCAACCTGAGTCCCAAGACCTCCGGTATTTTAGAAGAACTCTATGTGGAGCAGGGCGAAACCGTTACCACAGGCGAGCTAATTGCCCGCATGAACAATGAAGACATTCGAGCTCAGCTGCGCCAAAACCAGGCGGCAGTGGCCGAAGCTGAAGCTCAGCTGCAGGAAGTACTGCGCGGCAGCCGCACTGGGGAGATCGGGCAAGCTCAGGCGGCTGTCAATGTTGCCGAAGCCCAGGTGCGAGACGCCGAGGCCCGCCTCAGCCTGGCCCAAGATCAGCTCAACCGCAATCAGCAGCTATTTGAGCGGGGGGCTATCTCTGAAACAGAGCTGGAGAACGCTCGTCGGGAAAGCCGCAGTGCCCAGGCAGGCTATGAGCAGGCCCAGGCCCGAGTTGAAGAGCTACAGCAGCGGCTTCAGGATGTGGGGCGGACGCCGGAGCCGGAGGCTGTGGCCCAGGCTCAAGCTCGCGTAGAGCGCGCCCGTGCCCAGGTGCAGGCAGCCCAGGTCACTTTGGACGACACCTTGATCCGCGCTCCCTTTGACGGTGTGATTACCCAGCGGTTTGCTACCCAGGGAGCTTTTGTCACCCCCACGACCTCTGCCTCTGACGCAACCTCTGCCACCTCTACCGCCATCGTGGCTTTGGCTAGGGATCTGGAAATTTTAGCTGAGGTGCCCGAAGCAGATATTGGTCAGATTCGAGTTGGGCAGTCGGTTGAAATCCGGGCTGATGCCTTCCCCGATCAGGTGTTTCAGGGGCAGGTACGGCTGATTGCTCCCGAGGCCATTGAGCGTCAGAGCGTGACGCTGTTTCAGGTGCGGGTCGAGTTGCTCTCAGGCAAAGACATTCTGCGCTCGAATATGAACGTCAACGTTGATTTCATCGGCGACCAGCTAGAGAATGCCCTGGTGGTGCCAACGGTTTCTGTTGTCACACAGGCGGGCGTGACTGGCGTGCTAGTGCCTGGCGATCGCAGTAACGAAATTCGCTTTCAGGCCGTGACGCTAGGGCCGCAGGTAGGCGACCAGATCCAGGTGCTAGACGGTCTGCAGCCTGGGGAACGGGTGTTTGTAGACCTGCCACCCGGCAGGACGCTGGAAAACTTAACCCTGGGCAATGTGGGCCGGGATAACCCATCTGAGGAGGGGGAATAG
- a CDS encoding Gfo/Idh/MocA family oxidoreductase has protein sequence MVEATIGVAVVGTGFGQKVHIPGLQAHHRTEVVAVYHRDGEKGRAIAQAHDIPHACTTLEDLLALPEVQAVSIATPPFLHFDQARDVLTAGKHLLLEKPTALTLDEARALADLAERNRVAVTMDFEFRFVPAWQRLADLLQEGYVGQPRLVKVDWLVPGRADASRPWNWYARKDQGGGALGAFASHTFDYIAWLFGSVRRLSAQLYTAIPQRPDPATGELKPVDADDTCSLQLELTNGTPCQITISSVAYAGRGHWLEVYGDRGTLVLGSDNLSDYVHGFKLYGSQNGAPLAELPIPERLAFPKTYPDGRIAPFVRVVDHWVEGIARGRSTAPSIVEGVHSQLMMDLAYQSNTLSRWVDVPQEM, from the coding sequence ATGGTAGAGGCAACGATTGGCGTAGCCGTCGTCGGTACCGGATTTGGGCAGAAGGTGCATATTCCCGGACTGCAGGCCCATCACCGGACTGAGGTGGTGGCTGTGTACCACCGAGATGGGGAAAAGGGACGTGCGATCGCACAGGCCCACGACATTCCCCACGCTTGCACCACCCTTGAGGATTTGCTGGCCCTGCCCGAGGTGCAGGCAGTCAGCATTGCCACACCGCCATTTCTGCACTTTGACCAGGCTAGAGACGTGCTTACAGCAGGTAAGCACCTGCTCTTGGAAAAACCCACGGCTTTGACGCTAGATGAGGCTAGAGCCCTAGCTGATTTGGCCGAGCGCAACCGAGTAGCGGTCACGATGGACTTTGAGTTTCGCTTTGTACCTGCCTGGCAGCGGCTAGCAGACCTGTTGCAGGAAGGATATGTGGGCCAGCCGCGCTTAGTCAAGGTCGACTGGTTAGTTCCAGGTCGGGCCGATGCCAGCCGTCCCTGGAACTGGTACGCCCGCAAAGACCAGGGAGGAGGCGCGCTAGGAGCCTTTGCCTCCCATACCTTTGACTATATTGCCTGGCTGTTTGGTTCAGTGCGGCGGCTTAGCGCCCAGCTCTATACAGCTATTCCCCAGCGGCCCGACCCAGCGACAGGAGAGCTCAAGCCCGTGGATGCCGACGACACCTGTAGCCTGCAGCTGGAATTGACCAACGGCACCCCTTGCCAGATAACCATTAGCTCGGTTGCCTATGCCGGACGCGGGCACTGGCTTGAGGTCTACGGCGACCGGGGCACGCTGGTTTTGGGCAGCGATAACCTGAGCGACTATGTTCATGGCTTTAAGCTTTACGGCAGCCAGAACGGTGCTCCCTTAGCCGAGCTGCCGATCCCAGAACGGTTGGCCTTCCCCAAAACCTATCCCGATGGTCGCATTGCCCCCTTCGTGCGGGTGGTCGATCACTGGGTTGAAGGCATCGCACGGGGTCGCTCCACCGCACCATCTATAGTTGAAGGCGTGCATTCTCAGCTGATGATGGATCTAGCCTACCAGTCGAATACCCTGAGCAGATGGGTGGATGTGCCTCAGGAGATGTAG
- the hppD gene encoding 4-hydroxyphenylpyruvate dioxygenase, which produces MDIDHLHFYVNDGVAWRDWFVRHCGCRRVVTWQDEQVFRCLLSLGQVSILLSAPLGKDNAIATYLSAHPNGLGDLAFRVTDLESVVGRVLRQGGSLCQPIQTVTRPEGHFRWCQIQGWGSLRHTLIERHGPWYLLPWLPHVPAQSLEPSHSDSAVTAIDHAVLNVCQGDLEPAAAWYEAVLGFQRQQQFVIETAHSGLQSYVLSHPDGQAQIPINEPGTPNSQIQEFLTHHRGAGIQHVALRTPDIVKTVTALRQLGLAFLDVPPTYYEELIQRPEWGKISADLAAVQAHQILLDWSPGLPQNCLLQTFTQPVFGLPTFFFEVIERQRFWQGGALKLAQGFGEGNFQALFEAIEREQMKRGSLQAETISESC; this is translated from the coding sequence ATGGATATTGATCACTTACACTTTTACGTTAACGATGGGGTCGCCTGGCGGGATTGGTTTGTCCGCCACTGCGGCTGCCGTCGAGTAGTGACCTGGCAGGATGAGCAGGTTTTTCGCTGTTTGCTGAGCTTGGGTCAGGTGTCGATTTTGCTGTCAGCGCCGTTGGGGAAAGACAATGCGATCGCAACCTACCTATCTGCCCACCCGAATGGCTTGGGAGATTTGGCCTTTCGCGTCACCGATTTGGAGTCAGTTGTTGGGCGAGTTTTGCGTCAGGGCGGCTCTTTGTGTCAGCCCATTCAGACCGTTACTCGACCCGAAGGCCATTTTCGCTGGTGCCAGATCCAGGGTTGGGGTTCGCTGCGCCACACCCTGATTGAACGACATGGGCCTTGGTATCTGCTGCCGTGGCTGCCCCATGTACCGGCTCAGAGCCTAGAACCTAGCCATAGCGACAGTGCTGTTACGGCTATTGACCATGCGGTGCTCAACGTCTGCCAAGGCGATCTAGAACCCGCTGCCGCCTGGTACGAAGCGGTCTTGGGGTTTCAGCGGCAGCAGCAGTTTGTCATTGAAACGGCCCACTCTGGTCTACAGAGCTACGTCCTCAGCCACCCAGATGGGCAGGCACAAATCCCAATCAATGAGCCGGGCACGCCCAATTCTCAAATTCAGGAATTTCTCACCCACCATCGGGGCGCAGGCATCCAGCATGTGGCCCTGCGAACTCCTGATATTGTCAAAACCGTCACCGCCCTAAGGCAGCTGGGGCTGGCTTTTCTAGACGTGCCCCCGACCTACTACGAGGAGCTGATTCAGCGCCCAGAGTGGGGCAAAATCTCAGCCGATCTAGCAGCTGTGCAGGCCCACCAAATCCTGCTGGACTGGTCGCCGGGTCTGCCTCAAAACTGCCTACTGCAAACCTTTACTCAGCCCGTGTTTGGTCTACCGACGTTCTTTTTTGAGGTGATTGAGCGGCAACGGTTTTGGCAGGGCGGCGCGCTCAAGCTGGCCCAGGGCTTTGGCGAGGGCAACTTCCAGGCGCTGTTTGAGGCCATTGAGCGAGAACAGATGAAGCGGGGCAGCCTGCAGGCAGAGACTATCTCAGAAAGCTGCTAG
- a CDS encoding CPP1-like family protein, translated as MSDQNSYETLGLTESSSFDEIQEARNRLVEEHAEDRKRVEMIETAYDAILMERLRLRQEGKIKVPDRIRFAENASEPAPSAPAPLPVSRPDWLSGFIDTPSREEVVWPSVAFLGLALFGFYAPSLALALGVGCAIYFLNRKENKFWRSVLLTLAGLFVGFGLGVVAAQFLIPQGAQFGWARPDAIAAALTCLMLWVSSSFLR; from the coding sequence ATGAGCGATCAGAATTCATACGAAACCTTGGGGTTGACCGAATCCTCGTCTTTTGATGAGATTCAAGAAGCGCGTAATCGGCTGGTTGAAGAACACGCCGAGGATCGCAAGCGGGTTGAGATGATTGAAACAGCCTACGATGCGATTTTGATGGAGCGGCTGCGGCTGCGTCAGGAGGGCAAGATCAAAGTCCCCGACCGGATTCGTTTTGCTGAAAATGCCAGCGAACCTGCTCCTAGCGCTCCGGCTCCACTGCCGGTCAGCCGTCCGGATTGGCTCAGCGGGTTTATTGATACCCCCAGTCGCGAAGAAGTGGTGTGGCCCTCTGTGGCGTTTTTGGGCCTGGCTTTGTTTGGCTTTTATGCGCCCTCGCTGGCGCTGGCGCTGGGCGTGGGCTGTGCTATCTACTTCCTCAACCGTAAGGAAAATAAGTTTTGGCGGTCTGTCCTGCTGACGCTGGCAGGGCTATTTGTCGGCTTTGGCTTAGGCGTGGTTGCGGCCCAGTTCCTGATTCCCCAGGGGGCTCAGTTTGGTTGGGCTAGGCCAGATGCGATCGCAGCTGCCCTTACCTGCCTGATGCTTTGGGTGTCTAGCAGCTTTCTGAGATAG
- a CDS encoding response regulator transcription factor — protein MADAKILVVDDDPAIRNLIHRFLAKQDYQMESAEDGKTALAVFEQFNPDLVILDLNLPDTNGYDLCKEMQSRTAVFVLMLTSRTDESDKIRGFNEGADDYLTKPFSLGELEVRVGAVLKRKRPLMVAEQQCLVFNALAIDPVRREVMLDDQMVPLTALEFDLLHFLASHPGRVWRRSELIQKVWDYDYVGDQRVVDVHIGQIRKKIEKDTTQPALIQTVRGVGYKFEPPGSASEAS, from the coding sequence ATGGCTGATGCCAAAATTCTTGTGGTTGATGACGACCCTGCGATTCGCAATCTCATTCACCGGTTCTTGGCCAAACAAGACTATCAGATGGAATCGGCTGAAGACGGCAAGACGGCTTTAGCAGTGTTTGAGCAGTTCAACCCTGATCTGGTCATTCTCGATTTGAATCTGCCTGACACTAACGGCTACGATCTGTGTAAAGAGATGCAGAGCCGCACTGCGGTCTTTGTTCTGATGTTGACTAGCCGCACCGATGAGTCAGACAAAATTCGGGGCTTTAACGAAGGTGCTGATGACTATCTCACAAAACCTTTTAGTCTGGGCGAACTGGAGGTCCGAGTCGGGGCTGTACTGAAGCGAAAGCGCCCCCTCATGGTGGCCGAACAGCAGTGCCTAGTCTTCAATGCTTTGGCGATCGACCCGGTGCGCCGGGAGGTCATGCTAGACGATCAGATGGTGCCGCTGACAGCCCTGGAATTTGACCTACTGCACTTTCTAGCCAGTCATCCGGGCCGCGTTTGGCGACGCTCAGAGCTGATCCAGAAGGTCTGGGATTACGACTACGTGGGCGATCAGCGGGTAGTCGATGTGCATATTGGCCAGATTCGTAAAAAGATTGAGAAGGATACCACCCAGCCAGCCCTGATCCAGACAGTGCGGGGAGTGGGCTATAAGTTTGAGCCTCCTGGCAGCGCCAGCGAGGCTTCTTAA
- a CDS encoding dynamin family protein yields the protein MSSQIINPRLQAYRSELDALLIQVQQLASDINHEELQHTTENLRRNITEPFLFVVVGEVKAGKSSFVNALLGAEVCATDIEPCTDSIQQIVYAAEPFVQQLEPNLRKIGRPVDILQNISIVDTPGTNTVIQEHQIVTERYIPNSDLTFFVLFAKNPYQKSAWDFLDFVSAEWRKKVVFILQQADLLKPEDLEKNVERVREYAHQKRIQSPTIFTTSAELELAGQSESSGFEPVRSYIRSMVSSGESYRIKLRSVSDTTRKIIENLSTDVRALQTQLDIDRETSATIQQKIQAGRKRSHYEIDTLAERLVARYDTIAARIKQEFRESLSVLTVVRRSFVGLFNKEESMQTWINDFKSHCEQTLKESLEEVSREGAQHFVDGIRQLLEGLTQDLNHLQSHQVQTSLISVKVLERRQEVIESVKAKVMTLLTDQGLVHTLSADAESMASEIVGGAFVAVTGMILKIVEFAVAEALLDAIGIAFAGIGLVVFAVGLVWQRDRIIRRFENALDNEKERFRIDVSTRLSEKLSIISEEVERTFLQFYEYVEREEQAVGPILERYKTVEAQAQALFNQMDGRLK from the coding sequence ATGAGCAGCCAGATCATTAACCCTAGGCTCCAAGCGTATCGCTCAGAGCTAGATGCCCTGCTCATTCAGGTCCAGCAGCTGGCCAGTGACATCAATCACGAAGAACTGCAGCACACGACTGAAAACCTACGGCGCAACATCACAGAGCCGTTTCTGTTTGTGGTGGTTGGCGAGGTTAAGGCAGGCAAAAGCAGCTTTGTCAATGCGCTGCTAGGGGCAGAGGTGTGTGCCACCGATATTGAGCCCTGCACCGACTCAATTCAGCAAATCGTGTATGCAGCCGAGCCCTTTGTCCAGCAGCTTGAGCCAAACCTGCGGAAGATCGGGCGGCCGGTCGACATCCTGCAAAACATTTCCATCGTAGACACCCCTGGCACTAATACAGTCATTCAGGAGCACCAGATCGTTACCGAGCGCTATATCCCCAACAGCGACCTCACCTTTTTTGTGCTGTTTGCCAAAAACCCTTACCAAAAGAGCGCCTGGGACTTCTTGGACTTTGTGAGTGCTGAGTGGCGCAAAAAAGTGGTGTTTATCCTGCAGCAGGCCGATCTGCTCAAGCCAGAGGATCTAGAGAAAAATGTGGAGCGGGTGCGCGAATATGCTCACCAAAAGCGGATTCAGTCGCCGACCATCTTCACCACCTCAGCTGAACTAGAGTTGGCAGGCCAGTCTGAGTCCAGCGGGTTCGAGCCTGTCCGTAGCTACATTCGCAGTATGGTGTCTTCGGGTGAGAGCTACCGAATTAAGCTGCGATCGGTCAGCGACACGACCCGCAAAATTATCGAAAACCTCTCTACTGACGTGCGTGCCCTGCAAACCCAGCTCGACATTGACCGCGAAACCAGCGCCACCATTCAGCAAAAAATTCAGGCAGGTAGGAAGCGATCGCACTATGAAATCGACACCCTCGCCGAACGCCTAGTGGCTCGCTATGACACCATTGCTGCCCGCATTAAGCAAGAGTTTCGCGAGAGCCTTTCGGTACTCACTGTGGTACGGCGCTCCTTCGTCGGTCTCTTCAACAAAGAAGAGTCTATGCAGACCTGGATCAACGACTTCAAAAGTCACTGTGAACAAACCCTAAAAGAGTCCTTAGAAGAGGTGTCTCGAGAAGGCGCGCAGCACTTTGTAGACGGCATTCGCCAGCTACTAGAGGGGTTGACCCAAGACCTAAACCATTTACAGTCCCACCAGGTTCAGACCAGCTTAATCTCGGTTAAGGTGCTAGAGCGTCGCCAGGAAGTGATCGAGAGCGTCAAAGCCAAGGTCATGACCCTACTCACCGATCAGGGCCTGGTACACACGCTATCCGCCGACGCCGAAAGCATGGCCTCTGAGATCGTAGGGGGAGCTTTTGTCGCGGTGACCGGCATGATTCTCAAAATTGTCGAATTTGCCGTTGCCGAAGCCTTGTTAGACGCCATCGGTATTGCCTTTGCTGGCATTGGCCTGGTGGTCTTTGCCGTGGGGTTGGTTTGGCAGCGCGATCGCATCATCCGCCGCTTTGAAAACGCCCTAGATAATGAAAAAGAGCGCTTCCGCATCGATGTCTCCACCCGCCTTAGCGAAAAGCTCAGCATCATCAGCGAAGAGGTCGAGCGCACCTTTCTTCAGTTCTATGAGTATGTGGAGCGCGAAGAGCAGGCTGTTGGGCCGATTTTGGAACGCTACAAAACCGTCGAAGCCCAAGCCCAAGCCCTGTTTAACCAGATGGACGGAAGGCTAAAGTAG